The Streptomyces fungicidicus nucleotide sequence CTGTCCCGCTACGTGCGGCACGGCATCGGGGTGCATCACGCCGGCATGCTGCCCAAGTACCGGCGGCTGGTGGAGAAGCTGGCGCAGGCCGGTCTGCTGAAGGTCATCTGCGGCACGGACACGCTGGGCGTGGGCGTCAACGTCCCCATCCGCACGGTGCTGTTCACGGCGCTGACCAAGTACGACGGCAGTCGGGTGCGCACGCTGCGGGCCCGTGAGTTCCACCAGATCGCGGGCCGCGCCGGCCGTGCCGGCTTCGACACCGAGGGCTTCGTGGTGGGGCAGGCGCCCGAGCACGTCATCGAGAACGAGAAGGCCCTGGCCAAGGCCGGGGACGACCCGAAGAAGCGCCGCAAGGTGGTGCGCAAGAAGGCGCCCGAGGGTTTCGTCGCCTGGAGCGAGCAGACCTTCGAGAAGCTCATCGGCTCTGAGCCGGAGCCGCTGAACTCCCGCTTCCGGGTCACCCACACCATGCTGCTGTCGGTGATCGCCCGGCCCGGCAACGCCTTCGAGGCGATGCGACGGCTGCTGGAGGACAACCACGAGCCGCGCAAGCAGCAGTTGCGGCACATCCGGCGGGCGATCGCCATCTACCGCTCGCTCCTCGACGGCGGCATCGTCGAGAAGCTCGACCGGCCCGACGCCGAGGGCCGGATCGTCCGCCTCACCGTGGACCTGCAGCAGGACTTCGCGCTCAACCAGCCGCTGTCCACGTTCGCCCTGGCCGCGTTCGAGCTGCTGGACCCGGAGTCGCCGTCGTACGCGCTGGACATGGTGTCCGTGGTGGAGTCCACGCTGGACGATCCCCGCCAGATCCTCGCCGCCCAGCAGAACAAGGCGCGGGGCGAGGCGGTCGCCGCGATGAAGGCCGACGGGGTGGAGTACGAGGAGCGCATGGAGCGGCTCCAGGACGTCACCTACCCGAAGCCGCTGGAGGAGCTGCTCTTCCACGCGTACGACACCTACCGCAGGAGCCACCCGTGGGTCGGTGACCATCCGCTGTCGCCGAAGTCGGTGATCCGGGACATGTACGAGCGGGCGCTGACCTTCACGGAGCTGGTGTCCCACTACGAGCTCGCCCGCACCGAGGGCATCGTGCTGCGCTACCTCGCGAGCGCGTACAAGGCGCTGGAGCACACCGTCCCGGACGACCTGAAGTCCGAGGACCTGGAGGATCTGATCGCCTGGCTGGGCGAGACGGTGCGCCAGGTCGACTCCAGCCTGCTGGACGAGTGGGAGCAGCTGGCCAACCCGGAGGAGATGACGGCGGAGGAGGCGCAGGAGAGGGCCGACCAGGTCAAGCCGGTCACCGCGAACGCGCGCGCCTTCCGCGTCCTGGTCCGCAACGCCATGTTCCGCCGGGTCGAGCTCGCCGCGCTCGACCAGCTGGACGAGCTGGGCGGACTGGACTCCGACGCGGGCTGGGACGCCGGCGCCTGGGGTGACGCGATGGACAAGTACTGGGACGAGTACGAGGAACTCGGGACCGGCCCCGACGCCCGCGGGCCGAAGCTCCTCCTGATCGAGGAGGAGCCGGAGAACGCGCTGTGGCGGGTCCGGCAGATCTTCGACGACCCGAGCGGCGACCACGACTGGGGCATCAGCGCCGAGGTCGACCTCACCGCCTCCGACGCGGAGGGCCGCGCGGTCGTCCGGGTCACCGATGTCGGCCAGTTGTGAACTCAGGAGAACCCCACCCATGACGAACCCGGCCGAGAGCCTCGTCGCCCTGCTCGACCTGGAGCGGATCGAGGTCGACATCTTCCGTGGCCGCAGTCCGCAGGAGTCCCTCCAGCGGGTCTTCGGCGGCCAGGTGGCCGGCCAGGCACTGGTCGCCGCCGGCCGCACCACGGACGGCGACCGTCCCGTGCACTCGCTGCACGCGTACTTCCTGCGTCCCGGCAGGCCCGGGGTGCCGATCGTGTACCAGGTGGAACGGGTGCGGGACGGCCGGTCGTTCACCACCCGACGGGTCACCGCGGTGCAGCAGGGCCGCACGATCTTCAATCTCACCGCCTCCTTCCACAAGCCCGAGCAGGGGAGTTTCGAGCACCAGCTGCCGCCTGCCCGCAAGGTCCCCGACCCCGGGTCGCTGCCGACGGTCACGGACGAGATCCGGGAGCATCTGGGCGCGCTGCCGGAGCAGTTGGAGCGGATGGCGCGCCGGCAGCCCTTCGACATCCGCTATGTGGACCGGCTGCGCTGGGACCCCGACGAGGTCGAGGGCGCCGAGCCGCGCAGCGCGGTGTGGATGCGCGCGGTCGGCCCGCTCGGCGACGATCCGCTGGTGCACACCTGCGCCCTGACCTACGCCAGTGACATGACCCTCCTGGACGCCGTGCGGATCCCGGTGGAGCCGCTGTGGGGGCCGCGCGGCTTCGACATGGCGTCGCTGGACCACGCGATGTGGTTCCACCGCCCGTTCCGCGCGGACGAGTGGTTCCTGTACGACCAGGAGTCGCCGATCGCCACGGGCGGGCGGGGCCTGGCCCGGGGCCGGATCTACGACCTGGAGGGCCGGATGCTGGTGTCCGTCGTCCAGGAGGGGCTGTTCCGGGCGCTGTAGGTCACCGGGCTCCGCGCCGTCACCGGCCGAGCGGACCGCGGGGTGCCGGCCGGTGGGCCCGCGCCTCCTCCGTCAGCCGTGCCAGATCGGCCTGCAGCCAGGCGACCTCGTCCGGGTCCTGGGCGGTCATGAGTTCTTCCGCCAGGCCCGCCGCCGGGGAGCCGGGCGCGCCCTGGAACGGCGGCGGCCGGCGGAACCGGTCGAGGTGGCGGCGGTCGTGGGGGTCCCTGACGGCTTCCGCCACGTGCGGGGGACCGAGCAGCGACGCCACGGCCCCGGCGCGGGCCCAGGGGCCGTCGGCCCGGCGGAGCATGAGGCCCAGCCGCCGAGAGCGCCAGTTGCGCGGTCGCAGGTCGACGCCGGTGTCGAGCAGGCCCCGGAGGTTCCCGGGCGTGCGCCCCGTCAGCAGGGACGCGTTGCCTTCGTCGGAGGCGAACAGGAGCAGTTCCTCCGCCTGATAGAGCCAGACCACGGCGTGGTGGCGGTTTACGCGGAACCCGGTCGGCACCAGCAGTCCCAGTCTCGCCAGCCGGGTGAAACGGGCCTTCGGCACGCCGAGGAGGGCTGCACCCTCCGTGGTGCCCACAACCCGCTCGCCCGGCCCGTCTCCGCCGCCGTCGAGGCCCGGTTCACGTGTGGTGGTCGCGTCGTGCGCGGTGGTGCGCGGTGCGGACATGTCCGTCTCCCCCGTGGAGTGTGGGCGGTGGACGCCTGGTGCGCCCGCCGGAAGAACCGTAGCCGCTCCGTCACTCTCCGTGGCGAGCCTGTGGAAAACTCCTCAGCCCGGGACGAACACGCTGGTCAGAGCTCCCTGCCGGGCTCCGGCCGCCGGGCGTCCACGTCCAGGTGCTCGCCGACCCGGTTGACCAGCAGCGTCATCTCGTAGGCGATGTGGCCGATGTCGACCTCGGCCGCGCTGAGCACGCACAGACAGCTGCCGGTGCCGGCCGCCGTGACGAAGAGGACCGCGTCGTCGAACTCGATCATCGTCTGGCGCACCCCACCCGCGCCGAAGTGACGTCCCGAACCCTTGGCGAGGCTGTGCAGTCCGGACGACACGGCGGCGAGGTGTTCCGCGTCCTCGCGGCGCAGCCCCGTGCTCGCGCCCGTCACCAGCCCGTCGTTGGACAGGACCAGTGCGTGCCGTACGTGTTCGACGCGTTGGGTCAGGTCGTCCAGCAGCCAGTCGAGTCCCTGGTTCTGCCCCATGTCGTGAATCTCCCCCTGGTCTTCCCCGTGGTCTTTCCGTGGTCTTTCCGTGGTCCTTCGGTGGTCTTCCCCGTGTGCCGTCCCCTCCATTCGGGAGGGTCCCCGCGCCAGCCTTCCCCACGACAGGGCGCCGGGCAAGGAGGATGGAAGCCATGGGACACAAGATGACCGAGGAAGAGTGGCGGGAGTTCTGCTCGTACGGAACCCGCACCGCCAAGTTGTCCACCGTCCGCGCCGACGGCAGCCCGCACGTGGCGCCGGTCTGGTTCCTGGTGGACGGGGGCGACGTGGTGTTCAACACCGGTAAGGGGACCGTCAAGGGGCGCAATCTGGCACGTGACGGGCGGGCCGCCCTCTGTGTGGACGACGACCGGCCGCCGTTCGGCTTCGTGGTGTTGCAGGGCCGGGCCCGGCTCTCGGAGGACCCCGGGGAACTCCGGCACTGGGCCACACTGATCGGCGCGCGGTACATGGGCGAGGACCGGGCCGAGGAGTTCGGGGCGCGCAACGCCGTGCCCGGTGAGCTCCTCGTCCGCGTGACGGTCGAGAAGGTGGTGGCGGAAAAGGGCGTCGCGGACTGACAGCCGGGCGGGTGCGGCAGCCCCGCGGTCGTCCCACGGGGCCGCGCTCGCGTGCGCCGCACGGCACGACGGGTGCCGGCCGTCCCGGTGAGGAATCATGCGGAGCATGAGCGACGACCACACGCACGTCCAGGAGTTCTTCACCGCGCGGGCGGCCGGTTGGGACCGCCGCTTCCCCGACGACGGCCCGGCCTACGCGGCCGCGGTCGCCGGGATCGGACTGCGCGAGGGCGACCGGGTGCTCGAC carries:
- a CDS encoding DEAD/DEAH box helicase, with product MTLIDQLPPTADPDALYEAFESWAQDRGLTLYPHQEEALIEVVSGANVIVSTPTGSGKSMIAAAAHFAALARDEVTFYTAPIKALVSEKFFELCKIFGTENVGMLTGDASVNADAPVICCTAEVLASIALRDGKDADVGQVVMDEFHFYAEPDRGWAWQIPLLELPQAQFVLMSATLGDVSFFEKDLTRRTGRPTSVVRSATRPVPLSYEYRYTPLTETLTDLLGSRQAPVYIVHFTQAQAVERAQALMSINMCTREEKDRIAELIGNFRFTTKFGSNLSRYVRHGIGVHHAGMLPKYRRLVEKLAQAGLLKVICGTDTLGVGVNVPIRTVLFTALTKYDGSRVRTLRAREFHQIAGRAGRAGFDTEGFVVGQAPEHVIENEKALAKAGDDPKKRRKVVRKKAPEGFVAWSEQTFEKLIGSEPEPLNSRFRVTHTMLLSVIARPGNAFEAMRRLLEDNHEPRKQQLRHIRRAIAIYRSLLDGGIVEKLDRPDAEGRIVRLTVDLQQDFALNQPLSTFALAAFELLDPESPSYALDMVSVVESTLDDPRQILAAQQNKARGEAVAAMKADGVEYEERMERLQDVTYPKPLEELLFHAYDTYRRSHPWVGDHPLSPKSVIRDMYERALTFTELVSHYELARTEGIVLRYLASAYKALEHTVPDDLKSEDLEDLIAWLGETVRQVDSSLLDEWEQLANPEEMTAEEAQERADQVKPVTANARAFRVLVRNAMFRRVELAALDQLDELGGLDSDAGWDAGAWGDAMDKYWDEYEELGTGPDARGPKLLLIEEEPENALWRVRQIFDDPSGDHDWGISAEVDLTASDAEGRAVVRVTDVGQL
- a CDS encoding acyl-CoA thioesterase, which gives rise to MTNPAESLVALLDLERIEVDIFRGRSPQESLQRVFGGQVAGQALVAAGRTTDGDRPVHSLHAYFLRPGRPGVPIVYQVERVRDGRSFTTRRVTAVQQGRTIFNLTASFHKPEQGSFEHQLPPARKVPDPGSLPTVTDEIREHLGALPEQLERMARRQPFDIRYVDRLRWDPDEVEGAEPRSAVWMRAVGPLGDDPLVHTCALTYASDMTLLDAVRIPVEPLWGPRGFDMASLDHAMWFHRPFRADEWFLYDQESPIATGGRGLARGRIYDLEGRMLVSVVQEGLFRAL
- a CDS encoding DUF6397 family protein, with protein sequence MSAPRTTAHDATTTREPGLDGGGDGPGERVVGTTEGAALLGVPKARFTRLARLGLLVPTGFRVNRHHAVVWLYQAEELLLFASDEGNASLLTGRTPGNLRGLLDTGVDLRPRNWRSRRLGLMLRRADGPWARAGAVASLLGPPHVAEAVRDPHDRRHLDRFRRPPPFQGAPGSPAAGLAEELMTAQDPDEVAWLQADLARLTEEARAHRPAPRGPLGR
- a CDS encoding roadblock/LC7 domain-containing protein, which codes for MGQNQGLDWLLDDLTQRVEHVRHALVLSNDGLVTGASTGLRREDAEHLAAVSSGLHSLAKGSGRHFGAGGVRQTMIEFDDAVLFVTAAGTGSCLCVLSAAEVDIGHIAYEMTLLVNRVGEHLDVDARRPEPGREL
- a CDS encoding PPOX class F420-dependent oxidoreductase, with product MGHKMTEEEWREFCSYGTRTAKLSTVRADGSPHVAPVWFLVDGGDVVFNTGKGTVKGRNLARDGRAALCVDDDRPPFGFVVLQGRARLSEDPGELRHWATLIGARYMGEDRAEEFGARNAVPGELLVRVTVEKVVAEKGVAD